The DNA sequence CCCGACGCGCCCACCCCGGCCGCGGTGTCCATCTCCGGGCCCGCGGTGCGGGTGACCGACACGTTCGGCGAACGGGCGGTCCCGGTGCTGCAGGAGGTCGCCGCCCGCATCACGGCCGAGCTGCTCGGGACCCACTGACCGCCCCGCTCAGCAGAAGCCGGTCACGCTCGCCCAGGCGCGCGGCTCCGGGGCGACGTCGGTGCGGCGCACCTCGGCCTCGATGAGCCCGTACGGCCGGTCCGCCGCGTAGAAGACCTCGCCGGGGTTGTCCAGGCCGAAGGGCTCCAGGTCCACGAGGAAGTGGTGGAGGTTCGGCATGGAGAAGCGGATCTCCCCGATCTCGCCGTGCTCGGCCAGCACCCGCTCGCCCATCCGGTACAGCGTCTGCTGGAGGGCGAGGGAGTGGACGTCGGCGAAGGTCTCGAGCATGATCCGGCGGACGTCGGCGAAGACCGCGTCGTAGTCGACCTCACCGAGGTAGCGCCAGCGTGCCGTCACCGACGTCGCGAGGATCCGGTCGGTCGTCTCGGGCAGCGTCGTGTAACGGTCCTTCGGGAACCCGTGGAACTCCGACCCGGTGGACTTCAGCACCGCCAGGTCCTCCAGCCCCGCCACGACGAAGACGTCGTCGCCGTCGCGCTGGACGACGGCGGTGCGGGTCTCGGTGCCGCCCCGGACGAAGGCGTGGTCGTGCGTGCCGTCGGTGACGTGGGACGTCAGGGCGCTCGGGATGCGGTCCCAGGTGTACTGCTGGACCGCCCACCGCCCGCCGGTCACCCAGTCGAAGGACGACGTGAAGTGCTCGGCCAGGCGCAGGGCGAACGCCTCGGGCGCGCCCACGCCGTCGCGGGCGAGGGCGAACACGGTGTTCTTCTGGGTGTCGGTCGGGACGACCGGGGCGTTGTCACCCTCGGTGTGGGCGACCGTGAACTCCCCGCGCAGCTGGGACGTGACCGACAGGTCCGTGATGCGGTGCCGCTCGGTGTCGCGGTCGATGCGCACCAGCCGCACCTCGGCCTTGCCGTACTGGTTCTCGCCCAGCGCGATCGTGGGCGTCGCCGTGCTCTCGGTCATGCTCGCTCCTCGGTGGTCCGGTCTCGGGCGGCGCTCAGCTGCCGCGGTAGGTGGTGTACGCGAACGGGCTCAGCAGGAGCGGGACGTGGTAGTGGTCCCGCCCCTCCTCGACCCGGAAGTCGACGGTGACCTGCGGGTAGAAGGTCTCGGTACCCCGGGCGGCGAAGTACCGCCCCGTGGCCAGGACCAGACGGTAGGTCCCCGGCTCCAGCCGGGCGGGCCCGAGCTCGTGGCAGCGCCCGTCGGCGTCGGTCACGGCGGCGGCCACCTCGGTGGTGCCGGCGCCGTCGTGACGGGCCAGGGACACCGCGACGCCCGCAGCGGGCACGCCGGCGACGGCGTCGAGGACGTGGGTCGTGACGTGCGAGGTCACGACAGCTCTCCCTCGAGCCTGAGGACGGCGATCTCGCGCAGCTGCTCGGCGGCCACCCGACGCTCCGTGGCAGGGTCGTTGCCCAGGCGCTCCTCGAGCGCCGCGAGGATCTCCGCGGCGTCCCGGCCGGCCGCCCGGATGAGGAAGACGTGGCCGAACCGGTCCTCGTACCTCCGGTTGCCCTCCTCGAGCCGCCGCGCGCTCTCCGGGTCCACGCCGACGCCGGCCTGCTCGCGCCGGGAGTGCTCCGCGTCGCGCCCGACCGTGGTCGGGCGCTGCCCGATGCGCGGGTGCCGGGCCAGGGCGGCGCCGACCTCGTCGTCGGTGAACGGCACCGCCGATCCGCGTGCGCGCTCGAGGGCGGCGGCGACGTCGGGGTACGGTCGCCCCGCAGCCACGTCCCGCGCCCACCGGGGCACCGCCGCACAGCTCATCGCGGTGGCGAGCGCGTCCTCCGGCGAGGCGCCGTTGAACCGCGCGAGACCGTCGGGCAGGTCGACCATTCCGTCCCCACTTCCGTCTGCCGGAACGTAAGTTCCGTGGCATGAATCCAAGCGTGTCGGCCCACCGCTGTCAAGGCCGCGCGGGCGGGAAATCGCCGAGAATGTCCGTCGAGGGAAACCCGGCGGTGCGCCACCGCGGCCGGCGGCGGGCTGTTCCATTTCGCCTCCCTTCAGGGGATCTCCGCAGGTCAGGCGGTCGGATGGCCGTTCGCGGGAGAAGGGGCCCCCACGCCTCGGGAGGGGACGAGCAGGGAATTTACGGCGGACCGGGACTTTCGCCCCAAGAATCGGACATTGCGCCCTGCCACGATTCATGTCAAGAGCCACCACACGGCTCACCCGCTGCTCACAAGGAGAGCAACCATGGCAACTGCAACCCCGAACCGTACCGCCGCAGGGACGACGATGTTCCAGGAGGAGATCGTCACCTCCTCGGCCGTCCGCAAGACCCTCGCCGTCGGCCGCATCATCATCGGCTGGACCTTCCTCTGGGCCTTCGTCGACAAGCTGTTCGGCCTGGGCTTCGCGACACCGTCCGAGCGCGCCTGGATCAACGGCGGCAGCCCCGCCCAGGGGTACATGTCGGGCATCGAGGGCCCGTTCGCCGGCCTCTTCCAGGTCTTCGCCAACCCGGTCGGCGACTTCCTCTTCATGTTCGGCCTCGCCGGGATCGGCATCGCGATGGTCGTCGGCGCAGGTCTGAAGATCGCTGCGGTCGGCGGCTCACTCCTGCTGTTCTTCATGTACCTGTCCCAGTTCCCCGCCGCTCTCGGCGGCACCAACCCGATCACCACATCCCACTGGCTCGAGGCTGCGGCTCTGGTCATCTCCGCGGTCACGCTCTCCGGTGACACCTGGGGCCTGGGCAAGTGGTGGGCCGGCAAGGTCGGCAACGGCTGGCTCCGCTGACACTCGCGACGTCCTGAACGCCAGCGGGGCCCCGGTCCTCACGACCGGGGCCCCGCTCCGTTCTCGTCGCGCGACGGCGCCGCGCGGCGAAGGCTCAGCCGATGCGCGCCATGAGGATCTCGCGGACCCGGCCGGCGTCGGCCTGGCCGCGGGTGCTCTTCATGACGGCGCCGACGATCGCGCCCGCGGCCTGGACCTTGCCGCCGCGGATCTTCTGCACGACGTCGGGGTTGGCGGCGATGGCCTCGTCCACGGCCGCCTCGAGCGCGCCGTCGTCGGAGACGACCTCGAGCCCGCGGGCCACGACGACATCCTCCGGCGAACCCTCACCGGCGAGGACGCCCTCGAGGACCTGCCGCGCGAGCTTGTCGTTGATGCGGCCGGCCTCGACCAGGGCGGCCAGCGCGGCGACCTGGCCCGGGGTGACGGCCAGCTCCTCGAGGGTGACCCCGTCGTTCTTGGCGGTGCGGGACAGCTCGCCCATCCACCACTTGCGGGCCGCAGCCGGGCTCGCCCCCGCGGTCACGGTGGCCTCGACGAGGTCCCCGGCGCCGGCGTTGACGAGGTCGCGCATCTCCGCGTCGGTGAAGCCCCACTCCGCCTGGAGGCGCCGACGGCGCACGGCGGGCATCTCGGGCAGCGAGGCCCGGATCTCCTCGACCCACTCCCGGGGCGGGGCCAGCGGCACGAGGTCCGGCTCGGGGAAGTACCGGTAGTCCTCGGCATCGGACTTGACCCTGCCGGGTGAGGTGGTGCCCGAGTCCTCGTGCCAGTGCCGGGTCTCCTGGACCACGCTCTGCCCGGCGTCGAGCACGGCGGCCTGGCGCGAGATCTCGTGGCGCACGGCGCGCTCGACGGAGCGGAAGGAGTTGACGTTCTTGGTCTCCGTCCGGGTGCCGAGCGGGGCGTCCGGGCTCGGGCGCAGGGAGACGTTGACGTCGGCCCGGACGTTGCCGCGCTCCATGCGCGCCTCCGAGACGCCCAGGGCGCGGAAGATGTCGCGCAGCGTGGCGACGTAGGCCCGGGCCACCTCCGGCGCACGCCGGCCGGCCCCCTCGATCGGCCGGGTGACGATCTCCACCAGGGGGATGCCCGCACGGTTGTAGTCCACGAGGGAGTACTCCGCCCCGTGGATGCGTCCGGTGGACCCGCCGACGTGGGTGTTCTTCCCGGCGTCCTCCTCCATGTGGGCGCGCTCGATCTCCACCCGGAAGACCGTGCCGTCCTCGAGCTCGACGTCGAGGTGACCGTCGGCGGCGATGGGCTCGTCGTACTGGGAGGTCTGGAAGTTCTTCGGCACGTCGGGGTAGAAGTAGTTCTTCCGGGCGAAGCGGCACGTCTCGGCGATCCGGCAGTTCAGGGCCAGACCGATACGTACCGCGTACTCCACCGCCTTGCCGTTGACGACCGGCAGGGCGCCCGGCAGGCCGAGCGAGACCGGGGTGACGGCGGTGTTCGGCTCCGCGCCGAAGGTCTGCGGGGCGCCGTCGAACATCTTCGAGGCCGTGCCGAGCTCGACGTGGACCTCGATCCCCAGCACCGGGTCGTAGCGGTCGAGTGCCTCGTCGAGGTCCACCAGCGCCGCGCTCATCGGGCCACCTCCAGCTCCGGGGCACGGCCGAGGATCGGCCCGCCCCACCTCTCCTCCAGCAGGCGCTCGAGCGCGCCCCCCACCCGGTAGAGCCGGGCGTCCTCACGCGCCGGGGCGAGGATCTGGAACCCGACGGGCAGGCCGTCGTCGCTCAGGCCGGCGGGCAGGGACATGCCGGGGATCCCGGCAAGGTTCGCCGGGATGGTCGCGACGTCGTTGAGATACATGGCGAGCGGGTCGTCGAGCTTCTCCCCCAGCCGGAACGCCGTCGTCGGCGTGGTCGGCGAGACGAGGACGTCGGCCTGGTCGAACGCCGCCGCGAAGTCGCGCTGGATGAGGGTGCGCACCTTCTGCGCGGAGCCGTAGTAGGCGTCGAAGTAGCCCGCGGACAGCGCGTGCGTGCCGAGGATGACGCGGCGCTTGACCTCGTCGCCGAACCCGGCGCCGCGGGTGGCGGCCATGACGCGCTCGGCGGTGGCCGGGCCGTCGGCCGGCTCGACCCGCAGCCCGAAGCGCATACCGTCGAACTTGGCGAGGTTCGACGAGCACTCGGCCGGCAGGATGAGGTAGTAGGCGGCCAGGGCGTAGTCGAAGCTCGGGCAGGAGACCTCCACGACCTCCGCGCCGGCCTGCTCGAGCAGGGCGACGGCCTCCTCGAACCGGGCGCGCACGCCCTCCTGGTAGCCCTCCCCGCCGAGCTCGCGCACGATGCCCACGCGCACGCCGGCGAGGTCACCGTCGCGGGCGGCGTCGGCGTAGCCGCGCGCCTGGCCCGGCAGGGAGGTCGAGTCCAGCGGGTCGTGCCCGCCGATGACCTCGTGCAGCAGGGCCGAGTCCAGCACGGTGCGCGAGACGGGCCCGGCCTGGTCCAGGGAGGAGGCCAGCGCGATGAGCCCGTAGCGCGAGACGGAGCCGTAGGTGGGCTTGACCCCGACCGTGCCGGTGACCGCGGCCGGCTGACGGATGGACCCGCCCGTGTCGGTGCCGATGGCCAGCGGCGCCTCGTAGGCCGCGACCGCGGCCGCGGAGCCGCCGCCGGAGCCGCCCGGGATCCGGTCGAGGTCCCACGGGTTGTGCGTGTTGCCGTAGGCGGAGTGCTCCGTCGAGGAGCCCATGGCGAACTCGTCGAGGTTCGTCTTGCCGAGGATCGGCATGCCGGCGGCGCGCAGGCGGGTGACGACGGTGGCGTCGTAGGGCGGGACCCAGCCCTGGAGGATCTTCGAGCCGGCGGTGGTCACCTGCCCCTGGGTGACGACGATGTCCTTGACCGCGATCGGCACACCCGCGAGGGCGTGCAGCTCCTCCCCGGCGGCGCGACGGGCATCGACGTCCGCGGCCGTGGCCAGCGCCTCGTCGGTGTTGACGTGGAGGAAGGCGTGGACGGCGCCGTCGACGGCGGCCGTGCGGTCCAGGTGGGCGCGCGTGACCTCGACGCTGGAGACGTCGCCGTCACGCAGGAGGGCGGCCAGCTCGGCCGCCGTCCGGCGCGTGAGGTCGGCGCTCATGCGTCCTCGCCGAGGATCTGCGGGACGGCGAACATCCCGTCCTGCGCGGCGGGCGCCGCCGCCATGACGGCGTCGCGGTCGAGGGTGGCGACCACGACGTCCTCGCGCATGACGTTCGTCAGCGGGATCGGGTGGGAGGTGGCGGGCACCTCGGGCGTGGCGACCTCGCTGACCCGGGCCACCGCGGTGGCGATGACGTCGAGCTCGCCGGCGAGGCGGTCGACCTCCTCGGGCGTCAGCTCGATGCGGGCGAGGGCCGCGACGCGCGCGACCTCGTCGGAAGAGATGGTGGACATGCCCGCGAGTCTAGACGCCGGGCCGGGGTCGGCTCAGCCGGCGGCGCGGCCCACGAGGTCCAGGACGGCGAGCGCGTAGGCGTCGGCCGCCTCGGGCGCCCGGTGCTCGACCTCGACCTCCCGCGAGCCCTCCGGCACCACGGTGGTGACGACGTAGAGGTCCTCGCGCCGCAGCGAGCGGAACGTCCCGCCGAGGAGCTCGCGGAGCTGGTCCTCCCGGGGCAGCCAGAGGGTGCGCTCGATCATCACCGAGTCCAGGGCCCACTCCGTCGTGCCGTTGAACGCCAGGACCGTGCCGGTGGCGTACCGGCGCGCCTCGATCGTCATCTCGGAGAGGGTGAAGACCTCCCCCGCGAGCTCGGGGGCGTCGACGAGGAAGCGGTCCCCCGACGCCGGCCGCCAGCGCACGCCCGCCGCCCGCAGGCGCCGGGCCAGGTCGGTGGAGATCGTCGTCGTGGTGGTGGTCATCGCTCCAGTATCGCCCGAGCCGGGCCTGCGCGCCCCGGGACGGCGGCCCCCGGGACGGCGGGGGCCACCACCGATAGGTTGGCGCCATGACGCTCACCCAGCGCCTCGGCCACGCCCTGCTGACCCGGCCCCACCTGACCGTGCGCCACGTGTGGCGGGCGGCCCGCCTCTACGTCGCGGCCACCGCCGCCGCGCAGACGGCCGCGGTCGTGACGGTCCTGGCCGTGGACCGGGTACGCAAGCACCGCGAGCCGCCGACCGGGGAGTTCCCCCACAAGGAGCCGGCCGAGGTCGAGGTCGCGGACTCCCGCGTGCGCACGTTCACCTACGGCGCCGACCTCTACGAGGACATGCTGGCCTCGATCCACGGGGCCCGGGACACGATCTACTTCGAGACCTTCATCTGGAAGTCCGACACGGTCGGCCAGACCTTCAAGGACGCCCTCGTCGCGGCCGCCCGGCGCGGGGTGACCGTCTACGTCGTCTACGACAGCTGGGGCAACCTCGTCGTCCCCCCGGCCTTCAAGCGCTTCCCGGACCTGCCGGGGCTGCACGTGCTGCGCTTCCCCCTGTTCCGCCCGGGCCTGGTCACGTTCAACCTCCGCAAGACGGGCCGCGACCACCGCAAGGTCCTCGTCGTCGACGGCCGCGTCGGCTACGTGGGCGGGTACAACATCGGCGACCTCTACGCCACGCAGTGGCGCGACACCCACGTGCGGGTCGAGGGCCCGTCCGCGTGGGAGCTGGAGAACGCGTTCGTCGACTTCTGGAACGACCACCGCCGCAAGCACCACCCGCTCATCCCCGACCGGGGCGCCCGGTCCTGGGACGCCCGGATCCGTGCGGCGCAGAACTCCCCCAACCGGCTCATCTTCCCCGTCCGGGGGATCTACCTCGAGGCGATGGACCGGGCCCAGCACCGGATCTACATCACCCAGGGCTACTTCATCCCCGACCGGGAGATCCTCGCCGGTCTGGTGGCCGCCGCCCGCCGCGGGGTGGACGTGCGGGTGCTCATCCCGGAGTACTCCAACCACATCCTCGCCGACTGGGCCGCCCGGACCTACTACTCCCGCCTCCTGGAGGCGGGGGTGAGCATCTGGCTCTTCCAGGGAGCGATGGTCCACGCCAAGACGATGACGGTCGACGGGCGCTGGACCACGGTCGGGACGACGAACATCGACCGCATGTCGATGACCGGGAACTTCGAGATCAACCTCGAGCTCCACGACGACGACCTCGCCGCCGAGATGGAGCGGATCTTCGAGGTGGACATGACCAACGCGCGCCGGCTCACCGTCGAGGAGTGGGAGGCCCGCGGACGCGTCAGCCGGGTGCTCGAGCGGATCCTCAAGCCGCTGGGGCCGCTCCTGTGACGGTCGCGGGGACACCCGTGGTCGCGTGATGGCGGCGCCGGCGGCTCAGACCCGCTGCTCGTAGAACCACATCACCGCGGCCGGGTCCCACGCGCCGATGTAGTCGCGCGCCGGCACGCGCCGGTACCCCACCCGCTCGTAGAGCCGGTGCGGGGTGCCCGGGCCGGCCACGGAGAGCACGGAGAGGACCAGCGCGGGATAGCCCTGCTCGCGGGTCCACTCCGCCGCGCCGCGCAGGAGCGCCTCGGCGACGCCGCGCCGCTGCGCGGCCGGGTCGACCGCGAGCATCCGCACCTCGAGCTCGTCCCCCGCGGCGATGTCGGCGTAGCCGCTGCCGGGCGGCGCCAGCGTGACGGTGCCGAGGACGCGGCTGCCCTCCCGCGCGACGAGGACCACGGTCTCGGCTGCGCGGTGGGCCACGTCGCGCAGCGTGGCCGCGTAACCGCCGTCGTCGTGCGCCAGGATCGCCGCGGCCCGGTAGGCGTCCACGCACAGCTCGCCCACGCGGGCGTGCTCCTCGGGCCGGACGAGGTCGACGGCCAGGCGCGCGGTGCGGGTCACAGCCTCATTATCGCCGGACGTCAGGCCTGCGGGACGACGCCCTCCACCGCTGCCGGACCGCCCTGCAGGAGGCTGACGAAGCCCGCCTCGTCGAGGACGGGCCGCCCCAGGGCGCGCGCCTTGTCCTCCTTGGTCCCGGCGTTCTCCCCCACGACGACGAAGTCGGTCTTCTTCGACACCGACCCGGCAGCCTTGCCGCCCCGGGCGATGATGGCCTCCTTCGCCGAGTCGCGGCTGAAGCCCTCGAGCGAGCCGGTCACCACGACGGTGAGCCCCGCCAGGGTGCGCTCGACCGTGGTGTCGCGCTCGTCCGCCATCCGCACGCCGGCGGCGCGCCACCGCTGGACGATGTCGAGGTGCCAGTCCTCCTCGAACCAGGCCTTGAGGGCCGCGGCGATGACGGGACCGACGCCGTCGACGGCGGCGAGCTCGTCCTCGGTCGCGGCGCGGATCGCCTCGAGCGAGCCGTACTCGGTGGCGACGGCCCGGGCGGCCGTGGGTCCGACGTGCCGGATGGACAGCGCGACGAGCACCCGCCACAGGGGCTTGTCCTTGGCCTTGTCGAGCTCGGCGACCATCCGTTCCGTGGTGGCCGTCGGCTTCGAGGGGCGGGCCAGCGTGCCGTCGCGCTTGTAGGTCGGTGCCGTCCAGAAGAACAGCCGCTGCTCCCAGCGGCCCGTGCCGACGCCCGCCTTCTTGATCTCGCGCCACACGCGCACGTCGGAGAGGGCGTCGGGGGTGAGGTCGAAGAGCCCCGCCTCCGTCGTGAGGACCGGCTGCTGACGCCCGGGAAGGCGGGCGTCCGCCGCGGCGAGGTCGTCGGGGGTGGGCACCGGTCCGTGCCCGGCCTCGACGGCGAGCGCGAGGGCAGCCTCCTCGCGACCCGCCTCGGGGTCGGTCAGGGCCAGCGCGGCCTCGCCGCCGAGCGCCTCGATGTCCAGCGCCCCGCGCCCGGCGATGTGGGCGACCCGCTCGGTGAGCTGGGCGGGGCACGAGCGGGCGTTGGGGCAGCGCAGGTCGACGTCGCCTTCCTTCGCCGGAGCCAGCGGCGTGCCGCAGGAGGGGCACCGCTCGGGCATGACGAACTCCCGCTCGCTGCCGTCGCGCAGGTCGACGACGGGGGCGACGATCTCGGGGATGACGTCACCGGCCTTGCGCAGGACCACCGTGTCACCGATGAGCACGCCCTTGCGACGCACCTCGTTGGCGTTGTGGAGGGTGGCCATCGCCACGGTCGAGCCTGCCACGAGCACCGGCTCCATGACGCCGTAGGGCGTCACCCGGCCGGTGCGGCCCACGTGCACCCGGATGTCCAGCAGCCGGGTGTTGACCTCCTCCGGCGGGTACTTGTACGCCGCGGCCCAGCGGGGCGCCCGCGACGTGGCGCCCAGGCGGCGCTGCAGCGCGAAGTCGTCGACCTTGACGACGATGCCGTCGATCTCGTGCTCGACGTCGTGCCGGTGCTCACCGAAGTAGGCGATCATCTCCTCGACGCCGGCCTCGCTGTCCACGACCCGCGTGCGGTCCGAGACCGGCACCCCCCACGAGCGCAGCGTCTCGTACAGCGCGGACTGCGTGGCCGGGGCGGCCGCACCCACCGGTCCCCAGTCGACGGCGCCGATGCCGTGGGCGACCATCGCCAGGCGGCGCGAGGCGGTGACGCGCGGGTCCTTCTGCCGCAGGGAGCCGGCCGCGGAGTTGCGGGGGTTGGCGAACGGGGCCCTGCCCGCCTCCACCAGCGAGGCGTTGAGGGCCTCGAACGCCTCCACCGGGAAGTAGACCTCGCCGCGGATCTCGATGCTCGCCGGGTGGGGCCCACCGGCGAGCTGGTGCGGGACGCCCACCACGGTGCGCACGTTGAGGGTGACGTCCTCGCCGGTGCGCCCGTCCCCGCGGGTCGCGCCCCGCACCAGGCGGCCGTCCTCGTAGGTCAGGCTCACCGCCAGCCCGTCGACCTTGAGCTCGCACGTCATCACGACGTCGCTGCGCCCGGCCTCGGCGTGCACCCGCGCCGCCCACTCGCGCAGCTCCTCGAGCGAGAAGACGTCGTCCAGGCTCATCATCTGCTGCCGGTGCTCGACGGTGGCGAAGTCGGTGGAGAACGTCCCGCCGACCCGCTGGGTCGGCGACTCGGGGACCCTCAGGTCCGGGTGCTCGGCCTCGAGCGCCTCGAGGTCGCGCAGGAGACGGTCGTACTCCGCGTCGGAGAGGGTGGGCGCGTCCCGCACGTAGTACGCGAACTGGGCGGCCTCGACCTGCTCGGCGAGGTGCTGCCACCGCTGCCGCGCCTCGGCCCGGGCGGCCGCAGGCACGGCGGCCGCAGGCACGCCGGCGGGAACCTCGTCGTCGTCAGGGCTCTGGTCGCTCACGGTGGACATCATGGCTCAGGCCCCCGACATCCGCCCGGGAGGTCGGCCGGGGCGGCTCAGCCCTGGACCGGTCCGGAGGCCTGCAGGACCGAGAGGAACGGTTCGAGAAACTCCTCGAGGAAGCGCGCCGAGGAGTCGTACCCGAACAGCGGCTCGGTGGGATCGAGCGCGACGCCGACGGCCTCGCGCAGACCCACCGCCATCTCGGCGGTGCCCTCGCCGGCGTCCTCGGCCATGCCATCCTCCTCGACCAGGTGTGCCCATCATGCCGCACCCCCGGCGCCAGGAGCCCCACGTCCCGCCCCGGCCGTCCACAGGCGCCGGCGGCGGGCGCCGGTCCCCAGCGGGCCGACCGGGGCCGCGGTCGGCGGACGAGGGTGACGCCATGACCACGCAGGCCCTCGTGTCCGGACCGGCCCGGGCACCGCGCCGGCCCCCGGCCGAGCCGCCCGCGGTGCTGCGCTGCGCATGGCACCTGGCGGTCCTCACCGGTCCGGGCGCGGGCAGGTGCCTGGGGCTCGAGCCGGGCACGGCGCTCGTGGGCCGCACCGACGTCCTCGGCGACCCGCTGGTCTCGGCCCGGCACCTGGAGGTGCGGCTGCGGCGGGGCCGGGTCGAGGCCAGGGACGCCGGCTCGGCGAACGGCACGCGCCTGCGGCGGGCCGCACTCCGGTGGCCGGGGACGTCGCTGCGCCCGCCGTGGGGGCGGGCGCGTCGCCCCTGGGCGGCCCGGCACGGCCGACCGGGCCGTGGTCGCCGGCTGGGCACGCGGTGGCGCGCGCTGAGCGAGGGGGACGTGCTCGAGATCGGGTCCACCCACCTCCAGCTGCGACCACGCCCCGTCGAGGCGGCTCGCCCCGCCTCCGACGGGGCGGACCGGAGGGCACGGTCCGGTCGGGACACCGGCCGGCTCCTCCTGCCCGGCCTCATGGCGGTCACGACCGTCCCGATGGTCATCTCCTCCTCGGCCGGTCCGTGGCGCTGGCTGCTGCTCCTGGTGCCGGTCGCGCTGCTGTGGTCGGCGGTACGCGCAGGACGCGGCAGCGAGCCGCCCGGGCCCCTGCCGGACCCCGGCGCCGTGCTCCTCCTCGCCGGCGCCGGCCCGGGCACGACGGACGTGAGCGGGCGCCCGGCGCAGCTGGACGTCTCGGTGGATCCCGGCGGGGCGCGCCGGCCACGGCGGGGCCCCGCCCCGCTCGACCTGACGGGTGGCCCCGTGGCCCTGGTCGGACCACCGGCGGTCGTCGAGGCCGTCGCCGGCTGGCTGGTGTGCCAGCTCGCCGCCCACCACCGGCCCGGCGAGCTGGCCCTGGACCTGCCGGCGTCATGGCGGTGGGCGTCCCGGCTGCCCCACCGCACGGCCGCTGCGGGGCCGAGTGGCGGCTCGGCCGGCCCCGAGGAGGGCACCGCACGTCTGCGCGTGGCCGTCGCCCGGCCCGATCTCGTCGCCGCGCCGGGTCTGGTCCTGGCCGCGGACGTCGCCGCCATCCCCCCGTGGTGCTCGCGGGTGGTCCACCTGCCCCGCACGCCACCGGGCCTGCCGGGCCCGAGCTGGTGCGTCGCGGTGGCCGCCGCCCTGACCGGCGGCCCGCGGGCGGCCGCCCCGCCGCGGGTCGCGCTCCTCGCCGACCTCCTCGGGCTCGGGGCGGGAGGCCCGGACGTCGTCGCCACGGCCGATCGGCTGGCCGCGGCCTGGGACCGCGGCCTCCCGGGCCTGGCCGCACCGGTCGGCGTCGGCGCGGAGGGGGTCGTCGAGCTCGACCTCGCCCTGGACGGTCCCCACGCGCTCGTGGCGGGCTCGACGGGGTCGGGCAAGTCCGAGCTCCTCCTCAGCTGGTTGACGGCCCTGGCCGTGCGGTGCTCCCCGGCCACGCTCCAGGTCGTGCTCGTGGACTACAAGGGCGGCGCCACCTTCGCGCCCCTCGCCGGGCTGCCGCACACCGCGGGGGTGCTCACCGACCTCGATCCCGCGGGGACCGAGCGCGCCCTGAGCAGCCTGCGCGCGGAGGTGCGGCGGCGCGAGGCCCTGCTCGCCGGCGCCGGTGCGCCCGACATCGCCTCCTACACCGCCGCCGGTCACCGGCTGGCGCGGCTCCTCGTCGTGGTGGACGAGTTCCGCGTGCTGGCCGAGGCGCACCCCGAGGTCCTCTCCGCCCTCGTCCGGCTGGCCGCCCAGGGACGCTCGCTCGGCCTCCACCTCGTCCTGGCCACCCAGCGGCCGGGTGGCGCCGTCGGCCCGGAGATCCGCGCCAACCTCGGCGTCCGGGTGTGCTTGCGGGTCGTGGAGCCGGCGGACTCGGTCGAGGTCGTCGGCACGCCGCGGGCGGCCGGTCTCGACGGCCCCGGGCGCGCGCTGCTGCGCACCGACCGCGTGCGTGAGCTCCAGGTGGCCTGGGCCGGCCCCCCGGGCCAGGGACTCGTCCGCGAGGTGGTCGCCGGGGCGGCACTCGCCTGGGAACGCCGCGGTCCCGCCGCCGCGACGGCCCCACCGTGGGCACCTCCGCTGCCCGCCGTGGTGTCGCTGGACGAGATCGCCCGGCCGGGCGGACCGGCGGGACCGCCGCCAGCAGCACGAGCCGCACCGGTTGCGGCGGCGGCCCCGCCCCGCCCGGTCCGGGCCCCGGTCGCGCTGCCCCTGGCCCGCACCGACCTGCCGGACGAGCAGCGGCTGGGCACCTGGTCGTGGTCCGGCCCCGCGCTGCTGGTGACGGGCGGGCCGGGCACGGGTCGCACCCAGGCCCTGCGCACCGTGGCCGCCTCGGCGAGCGCCGCGGGGGTCCCCGTCCATGTCGTCGCCGCCGACCCGGCGGCGTTCGCCGACGTCCACGACCGGGCCGCCGGCTCGCTCGTCCCCGCCGGCG is a window from the Georgenia muralis genome containing:
- the pucL gene encoding factor-independent urate hydroxylase, producing MTESTATPTIALGENQYGKAEVRLVRIDRDTERHRITDLSVTSQLRGEFTVAHTEGDNAPVVPTDTQKNTVFALARDGVGAPEAFALRLAEHFTSSFDWVTGGRWAVQQYTWDRIPSALTSHVTDGTHDHAFVRGGTETRTAVVQRDGDDVFVVAGLEDLAVLKSTGSEFHGFPKDRYTTLPETTDRILATSVTARWRYLGEVDYDAVFADVRRIMLETFADVHSLALQQTLYRMGERVLAEHGEIGEIRFSMPNLHHFLVDLEPFGLDNPGEVFYAADRPYGLIEAEVRRTDVAPEPRAWASVTGFC
- the uraH gene encoding hydroxyisourate hydrolase, which translates into the protein MTSHVTTHVLDAVAGVPAAGVAVSLARHDGAGTTEVAAAVTDADGRCHELGPARLEPGTYRLVLATGRYFAARGTETFYPQVTVDFRVEEGRDHYHVPLLLSPFAYTTYRGS
- the uraD gene encoding 2-oxo-4-hydroxy-4-carboxy-5-ureidoimidazoline decarboxylase, coding for MVDLPDGLARFNGASPEDALATAMSCAAVPRWARDVAAGRPYPDVAAALERARGSAVPFTDDEVGAALARHPRIGQRPTTVGRDAEHSRREQAGVGVDPESARRLEEGNRRYEDRFGHVFLIRAAGRDAAEILAALEERLGNDPATERRVAAEQLREIAVLRLEGELS
- a CDS encoding DoxX family protein → MATATPNRTAAGTTMFQEEIVTSSAVRKTLAVGRIIIGWTFLWAFVDKLFGLGFATPSERAWINGGSPAQGYMSGIEGPFAGLFQVFANPVGDFLFMFGLAGIGIAMVVGAGLKIAAVGGSLLLFFMYLSQFPAALGGTNPITTSHWLEAAALVISAVTLSGDTWGLGKWWAGKVGNGWLR
- the gatB gene encoding Asp-tRNA(Asn)/Glu-tRNA(Gln) amidotransferase subunit GatB; translated protein: MSAALVDLDEALDRYDPVLGIEVHVELGTASKMFDGAPQTFGAEPNTAVTPVSLGLPGALPVVNGKAVEYAVRIGLALNCRIAETCRFARKNYFYPDVPKNFQTSQYDEPIAADGHLDVELEDGTVFRVEIERAHMEEDAGKNTHVGGSTGRIHGAEYSLVDYNRAGIPLVEIVTRPIEGAGRRAPEVARAYVATLRDIFRALGVSEARMERGNVRADVNVSLRPSPDAPLGTRTETKNVNSFRSVERAVRHEISRQAAVLDAGQSVVQETRHWHEDSGTTSPGRVKSDAEDYRYFPEPDLVPLAPPREWVEEIRASLPEMPAVRRRRLQAEWGFTDAEMRDLVNAGAGDLVEATVTAGASPAAARKWWMGELSRTAKNDGVTLEELAVTPGQVAALAALVEAGRINDKLARQVLEGVLAGEGSPEDVVVARGLEVVSDDGALEAAVDEAIAANPDVVQKIRGGKVQAAGAIVGAVMKSTRGQADAGRVREILMARIG
- the gatA gene encoding Asp-tRNA(Asn)/Glu-tRNA(Gln) amidotransferase subunit GatA translates to MSADLTRRTAAELAALLRDGDVSSVEVTRAHLDRTAAVDGAVHAFLHVNTDEALATAADVDARRAAGEELHALAGVPIAVKDIVVTQGQVTTAGSKILQGWVPPYDATVVTRLRAAGMPILGKTNLDEFAMGSSTEHSAYGNTHNPWDLDRIPGGSGGGSAAAVAAYEAPLAIGTDTGGSIRQPAAVTGTVGVKPTYGSVSRYGLIALASSLDQAGPVSRTVLDSALLHEVIGGHDPLDSTSLPGQARGYADAARDGDLAGVRVGIVRELGGEGYQEGVRARFEEAVALLEQAGAEVVEVSCPSFDYALAAYYLILPAECSSNLAKFDGMRFGLRVEPADGPATAERVMAATRGAGFGDEVKRRVILGTHALSAGYFDAYYGSAQKVRTLIQRDFAAAFDQADVLVSPTTPTTAFRLGEKLDDPLAMYLNDVATIPANLAGIPGMSLPAGLSDDGLPVGFQILAPAREDARLYRVGGALERLLEERWGGPILGRAPELEVAR